A single region of the Candidatus Endomicrobium procryptotermitis genome encodes:
- a CDS encoding GatB/YqeY domain-containing protein: protein MIKRFKEDLKNYMRTKDMISLNTVRGILNEINIREMKNIKINDEEIFRVLRSEVKKRKESIDNFEKAGRQDLIDKELKELKVIEQYLPAELSDEQLLAKVKEAADASDDKSFGVVMKAAIAAVNGQADGKRVSTTVKKVLG from the coding sequence ATGATTAAAAGATTTAAAGAAGACCTAAAAAATTACATGCGTACAAAAGACATGATAAGTTTAAACACCGTAAGAGGCATATTAAACGAAATCAATATCCGAGAGATGAAAAACATTAAAATCAATGACGAGGAAATATTCAGAGTATTGAGAAGTGAAGTAAAAAAGAGAAAAGAGTCCATTGATAATTTTGAAAAAGCAGGAAGGCAGGACTTAATCGATAAAGAGCTGAAAGAGCTGAAAGTCATTGAGCAGTATTTGCCGGCCGAATTATCAGATGAACAGCTTTTGGCAAAAGTGAAAGAAGCGGCAGATGCATCTGATGATAAAAGTTTTGGAGTGGTGATGAAAGCTGCAATCGCAGCGGTAAATGGACAAGCTGATGGAAAAAGAGTATCCACAACAGTAAAAAAAGTGCTTGGCTAA
- a CDS encoding DUF192 domain-containing protein: MKIKLFLLIIFSAFIVSCVFTKQQMVSHKSQIKDIFSIPDGSILKVRLADNELNLVVANSPKAKAEGLSNKEKIPEDGMIFFFYESDIQSFWMKEMKFPIDIIWISGNEVAGIEKNVPIPISTAKIGDLKIYKSPQRADTVIELEAGSADKLNIVFGSILEVSQNYYINGD, translated from the coding sequence ATGAAAATAAAATTATTTCTGTTAATCATTTTTTCAGCGTTTATTGTCTCCTGCGTTTTTACAAAGCAGCAGATGGTATCGCATAAATCTCAAATAAAAGATATTTTCAGCATTCCAGACGGCAGCATATTAAAAGTTAGGCTTGCGGATAATGAGCTGAATCTTGTCGTTGCAAATTCACCTAAAGCAAAAGCTGAAGGATTGTCCAATAAAGAAAAAATTCCCGAAGACGGAATGATATTTTTCTTTTATGAATCGGATATTCAGTCTTTTTGGATGAAAGAAATGAAATTCCCAATTGATATTATATGGATATCGGGAAACGAAGTCGCAGGGATAGAAAAAAATGTTCCTATCCCGATATCGACTGCTAAGATAGGAGATCTCAAAATATATAAATCACCGCAAAGGGCAGATACCGTTATAGAATTGGAAGCGGGGTCGGCAGACAAGTTAAACATAGTTTTCGGAAGTATTCTTGAAGTATCACAAAATTATTATATAAACGGAGATTAA